The Actinomycetota bacterium genome segment CTGGCGCAGTATGTGGCGCGCCGGGGTTGCGTCGGCCGTTTCCCGGGTAGTTGGTTTTTGGCTCGCGGGCTCCGATGGGGGCGGATCGGGGCTACGAGCGGAGCTCAAGACTCGATCTGCAGGCCGCGGAAGTGCGCCTTCAGCTTCTTCTGCTTGAGCTTGGGCGCCAGTTCTTTGAGCAGCGATCGGGTGATGTGGCCGCGGCTGGCGCTCAGCGACCGGAAGGAAACCTGGCGGGCGGCTTCGCCAAAGCGGCGATCCCTCTCCTGGGTGAGGCCCCGCCCCCAGTTCTTGAAGGCCTCCAGGGAGACCTGCAACGGCTCGACCTGGAACTTGTAGGCCGCCTTGACCTCGGCCTCCCCGGCTGCCGCCGCCACGGCCTGAATTGCGGTCTCGGTGGAAGCCTCCGGTCCCAGGTATTTCTTTGCCGTGCGAATGCGGTCGTTCAGCCGTTCGAACTGCGCACCCAGAACGCCCGGGGCGTCCTGGAACTCCGGGTCGTCCCACAACCGGTCGTTGATGCGCATCCACGAGTCGGTGGGCGAGCCGGCCAGCATCGCCCGGATCATGCCGAGGCTCGCCATCGCGTCGGGGGCGAGCTTCGCCCAGCCGTTCCCGACAAACCAGTCGCCCGGCTCGATCCGGAAGGCGTAGGAGAGTAGGAGAAGCTCCTCGAGGGCGACGGTTTTGCGCCTGCCGTTCTCGAACGAGGCAACGATGACGGGGGACCAGGGGAGCCCCACCTGCCGTGCGCGGCGGGCGACCTCATCCCGCGTGAGATCCTGCTCGATCCGCAGCTCTTTGAGCCGGTCCCCGAGAAGCTGTCC includes the following:
- a CDS encoding helix-turn-helix transcriptional regulator — protein: MDGAKGLGQLLGDRLKELRIEQDLTRDEVARRARQVGLPWSPVIVASFENGRRKTVALEELLLLSYAFRIEPGDWFVGNGWAKLAPDAMASLGMIRAMLAGSPTDSWMRINDRLWDDPEFQDAPGVLGAQFERLNDRIRTAKKYLGPEASTETAIQAVAAAAGEAEVKAAYKFQVEPLQVSLEAFKNWGRGLTQERDRRFGEAARQVSFRSLSASRGHITRSLLKELAPKLKQKKLKAHFRGLQIES